One genomic window of Cydia splendana chromosome 16, ilCydSple1.2, whole genome shotgun sequence includes the following:
- the LOC134798220 gene encoding nucleolar protein 8 gives MFQTRLFVGNLPNSFEENELRSVFSKFAEVTNLDIKSKPAAGNEASKFAFVTISGANNDVEACIRHFSNADFNGNKLYVTRARESFLERLQRERLENEQKEAEKHKNQKEPSKKHPVIKLGEGLNPRKRKIAINQNGIQPTRKNIKEDHIDEHKVNIHKPPGDGAFNKQQDVSAEDKKKLESSKKRMESMMKKRQEFKSKQQIIKTGLIDIDKKPNKKLRFSDTEDDLQEFAKHPEQKKQAKKNTLFDDDESDGEVNFEIKKQYEGKKGQKVLDLQSRYKSDKRFVLDERFIEDDQTEDEAEEIEGDRDPSEPVEGTQGDEKTKQIKILEDVLGVAIKSHASKPDKDKKAKPSMGMIRFDPMNPEHAKFVVPMEEVKQESKKSKKKVKEMSELGPLQPEVPKVEVSKEQFYKSEITKEAFEQPAEGFSLRSLFNRDDDAGEDETVPQGKTEQDSYTPVQPQKQKKVKNPLEPGEKNPFVYDSSESEAEDEDPESNTNTGKYVPQLTEVKAVWKENLFFSKDDVRLKDGLAFFNNVGLQDAPKERRELKSVMKKRIYNTARKNQMFKKKIGGRKKSMKKSYKKKS, from the exons ATGTTCCAAACAAGACTTTTCGTCGGAAATCTTCCTAACTCTTTTGAAGAAAACGAGCTGCGCTCTGTCTTCTCTAAATTTGCAGAAGTAACCAACTTAGATATTAAATCTAAACCTGCAGCAGGAAATGAAGCATCCAAATTCGCCTTCGTTACAATATCCGGCGCTAATAATGATGTTGAAGCTT GTATCAGACACTTCAGTAATGCAGATTTTAACGGCAACAAGCTTTATGTGACCCGAGCTCGAGAGAGCTTTCTTGAACGATTGCAAAGGGAAAGACTAGAAAATGAGCAGAAAGAGGCAGAAAAg CACAAGAACCAGAAGGAACCATCAAAAAAACATCCTGTTATTAAATTAGGCGAAGGATTAAACCCAAGAAAACGGAAAATTGCGATTAACCAAAATGGAATCCAGCCGACTAGGAAGAATATCAAGGAAGATCATATAGATGAACATAAAGTTAACATCCATAAACCTCCTGGTGATGGAGCTTTTAATAAACAGCAAGATGTATCTGCAGAGGACAAAAAGAAACTAGAATCAAGCAAGAAGAGAATGGAATCCATGATGAAAAAACGACAAGAATTTAAAAGTAAacaacaaataatcaaaacaGGATTGATAGACATT GATAAGAAACCCAATAAAAAACTAAGATTTTCTGACACAGAGGATGATCTACAAGAGTTTGCCAAACACCCTGAACAAAAAAAGCAAGCaaagaaaaatacactttttgatgatgatgagagtGATGGAGAAGTtaactttgaaataaaaaagcAGTATGAAGGCAAGAAAGGACAGAAG GTTTTAGATTTACAATCGAGGTACAAATCTGACAAACGCTTTGTCTTAGATGAAAGGTTCATTGAAGACGACCAAACGGAGGATGAAGCTGAGGAGATCGAAGGAGATAGGGATCCAAGTGAACCTGTTGAAGGCACACAAGGGGATGAAAAGACAAAGCAGATAAAGATATTGGAGGATGTTCTTGGTGTAGCTATCAAATCACACGCAAGTAAACCTGACAAAGACAAAAAAGCTAA GCCAAGTATGGGAATGATAAGATTTGATCCAATGAATCCAGAACATGCAAAATTTGTGGTTCCCATGGAAGAGGTGAAACAGGAatccaaaaaatctaaaaagaaAGTAAAAGAAATGTCTGAACTGGGTCCCCTTCAGCCAGAAGTCCCAAAAGTAGAGGTTTCAAAGGAGCAATTTTACAAAAGTGAAATAACTAAGGAAGCTTTTGAACAGCCCGCTGAAGGGTTCAGCCTTAGAAGCCTCTTCAATAGGGATGATGATGCAGGAGAGGATGAGACTGTTCCTCAAG GTAAAACGGAACAAGATAGCTACACACCAGTACAACCtcaaaagcaaaaaaaagttaaaaatccATTGGAACCCGGTGAAAAAAATCCGTTTGTTTATGATTCATCTGAATCTGAGGCGGAGGATGAAGATCCCGAGAGTAATACGAATACAGGAAAATATGTACCACAACTTACAGAAGTCAAGGCAGTGTGGAaagaaaacttatttttttccaAAGACGACGTTCGTCTGAAag ACGGTTTGGCATTCTTCAATAACGTTGGCTTACAAGACGCACCAAAGGAGCGAAGAGAACTTAAATCAGTGATGAAGAAGCGCATCTACAACACGGCACGGAAGAACCAAATGTTCAAGAAGAAGATTGGTGGCAGAAAGAAATCTATGAAAAAGAGTTACAAAAAGAAGAGCTGa